The nucleotide sequence ATGACGAATCAGTTTTTGCGCAGGCTGAAGTGCCTTGACCTAGGCGTCCTGTGCCGCGGAGAGGATGAGGTCGCCGTCGCACAGCTCGAGATCACCGAGTCCGGGGCGCCACCTAAACTCCAGGTCCTGTGCCCGTCTATCTCTCGCAGTTGGGAGGTCAAGCATCCGCCCATCGTACCCTGCGACGATGTGAAGGAATTTGATTTGGAGGAGGTCTTTAAGAACTTTGATGCTCACACAGTCATCCCCTTCAAGAGTTACCTGTGTTGGGTTGATTACTCCTTTGGTATCTTGTTCTGCGATGTGTTCAATGAGAGCCCCAAGCTCCTATACCTGGAACTCCCGGCTAAATTGCCCATATTATGGGCCGGACACAAGGGCCGAGCATGGGTAGAGGCGTACCACACCGTTGGTGTCACAGCGGGTGAGGTTATGAAATTTGTCAAAGTTGTCGATGGCAATGATGAGTTTTTTGAAACCACTGAACCTGCCAGTGATGATTTCACCATCACCTCCTGGGCACTAATAACAGAAAGCAACGGCGTGATGAAGTGGAAGCAGGATGCATCTATTAGATCCAGTGAGATAGGGTTTGGTGGACTCACACATCTTCCTCGTACCCCATTAGAGTACCCTGTTATCAGCATGTATGAGCCCAGTATCATTTACTTCATGATCGGGCATGACCAAGCATCGTACATGTATAATAAGGTATGGATTGTTGCCATTGACATTAGCAATGGCAAGGTGAAGTCGTCATCTGCATACATCAATGGTACAGAACAGGTGGGGGACCTCTGTGCTGATGAAGCTTTGTACTTTGCCAAAGAAAAACCCCAGGTTTACTCTACCTTTCTTCCTGCCGAGTTCTCCAAGCACCTCAATTTGCTTGGAACAAGGTAATTGCTTCTCATGAATTTACTTTGTGGTTTGTGCACAATATTCATATGGACTGTTTGTTTTCTCAGCCACTTATGTGTCTAGACTCTTCCTGCCCCATTTGGTGTTTGTGTCAATCAAGGGCAGTCTTGATCTTACTTCCAGGAAACAAAAATAACCTGGGATCTAGAGTTTGGAATTTGAATCAAAATTTTGAAGACAGATGTTAGTTGGCTGTGACCAATAGGAGTACTGTCTTACTCTCAGTTTTTCTCTTCATATTAGCTGTCACATCTGTATGATGGCCATCCTTCAAGGCTTCAACCAAATCTTTCTACCTGCAATTTCCAGCAAGTCAAGCTGCACCTTCTACCACCGAGTCTTTGGGTACTTCTTTTTGAGACAATGTTGGTGGGAGAGACACAAGGTGTAGATGCTGCCCTTTAGAAAAAGGAATCCGCCAGAGAGATGTCTCTGTTGTTTGATGTTTTGTTTGGTGTCATCTTTTAGCAGCCGGACTCATAGTTTTATATAGTAATACAATGCCCTTAGTTTTGTTGTTCGTTGGTGGGTTTCTTGTGTTTTTCTAGAGCTCAAGACAATGCATTCACCCGGAGTAGGGAATTCTATCCGACCTGGATGCAACCATTTATATGGCACTGCACCACCTTGTTACTGTAGAATGTGTAATTTATCATCTTGCAAGTCCTTACTGCCCCCATGGTGCTGGGTGCCATAGTTTCACCTGTCTAACTCCATGGCTTTGGCAACAGCCTGCCTGCACCATTACGGCCCATGCATCCCTTACGCCAGCACATTTGCTACCTCACACGGTCTTAACTGTACCTGACAATCACATGGAGGTCTGGTCATTTGCATTACAAAACAATTGACATCATAGAGGGTCTGACCTAATTTTATTAGTCAAGACATACATGTGACTTGATATCCGGAAGATTCTATGTATGTTCATTCTGAGCGGCTAACCCTAAAAATTGGATTAGTCCATCATCTATATAGTGAAACATTGGTATTCTCTATTTGTACTACTATTCATATCTTATGCTGCCTGGAGTCTGCAAGCAACCAAAACACCAGTCTAGCACATGAACGGTTCTATGTTCTGCGTATGTAACTCTGTTCTGTTTGTGTTGGAAGGATGGTTGCGTTGCGTTTTGCTCTTCCAAAGCAAATGCTTCTACATGATAACTGGTTCACTACATTGTGTCTAATGTAGTTGTGGTAAAGTAGTCTTTGTTTTCACAGTTGGAAGTACATTTTTCCACCCTTGTTTATCCCATGTTTGGTATACAACCCTACTGGTGATATTCTGCACTGTACCTATCTGAATCAACTATGGGCGTTCTATTAACTTGGCAGTATTCTTGTAGGACTGGTCTTCTCCAAGGTGGGAGCGATCAAGCTATCGGTATTGCAGTACCTGAAAAGAAGAGGAAGTTAATGTGATGAAGTTATCAGTTTGATAGATATGTTATGCGTCAAGCAACAACGTGAAAGGACGGGCAataattgaaaagtgcatgttttgtTTGAATGCAGAATTTTTATCACCTTTTGGAACATCTGGTAGATGACTCCATGAAATTACTTCGTATTTGTTTCATATAGgaaatcttgcagtgtcctttcaaTTTGTAATAGCTTATTCGCGTATTGTCTCGAAGTGTATGTGGTGTTGTTGACCCACCTCCTCACGGTCTTTGGTGTGGTGTGTCGTTGGATGGGCACATCGTGGATATGGGTCGTCCAATCAGCCTGTTGAATTGACACATCGTGGTGTGTTTTGGGCCGTTGGATTGGCACATCGTGCTGCGTTTGACCGTGGCCCACGCCTGCCCGTCAGCGTGGCATCTAGATGTTGCGCCTACCAGTAAGACGGGTTAGGATCCTTTGCAGTGCTGTACAGTCACTGCCATGTGGaacctggccccacatgtcatcggcACTACAACACCATATGGTACTGTAGAGGATCCCAACCCAGTAAGACTGTTTAGCGGTTGTTTTGGTTCACTGATGCATGTTCTTTGTTGCATCCCAGCAAAATTGATGCGTCTGCATCCCAGCAATGAGCATCCCCATGGACATTCTATCACCACCGTAAACACGAAGCGGACCAATGATGAGAGCACGAGCACGTGCCATTGAAACTGAAGTTAACTCTTTCCTCTTTGAGCATTCTTTGGATTCACATGAGAATTGGCTTCTACCTCAAACAAAACATTATGCATTCTTAGATACCAAGGAGAAGGCTGTGAAGAGGAGgcaaggagggagaaggaggtgcCACAGGGTTTGGGTATGGGTGGAGCCACCCTATACCCTTACCAGTCATCCCAAACCTTACCCATCACCCTTACCCATATCCGTTGACATGTATAATTTTTTCCATACCCGTCACCCATTAGGGTaaatgggtacccgcgggtaaaatTATCCAGATTTGCAGCACATCAATTTGAGCATTACACAGTCATAAACAACAACTTATAATAATAATTTATATACAACAACACATCATGACAACAACACATACTCATTCGTGGGCTAGTTATTGTGGTGTGGTGGCCTAACATGAATGCATGATGAGATCCTTTTAGGGCTGTGGGATTTATGTACACATGGTATTTTTAATATGTGAATAAATAATATATAAGgcctatttgtcaaaatatatgcGGGTACATAGGTATGAAATTTCCTATTTATGTACCCGTGGGTATTTTTTTGACCCATACCCTTGCCCTAATAGGGATTTCACCCGCAGGGtacgcgggtaatgggtacccattgccaacTCTAGGGAGACCCAAGCACCCACGGAGAAGGAGGAAGGACACCCATACGCAAAGAACCGAAGGCCTCGGACCACCTCGGGTGCCCGGGCCCTTAGTCGCCACCCAGGTGAGCtccctgaccaccccgggtgcccggaccggCGACCACAGGAGGGGCATTGCCCCTTGACCCCTCCGGGTGCCCGAGCCCTCACACCCCGGGTGCCCCCCACCTGGCGTGaccccgggtgcccgacccccTCCTCCCAGCGACCCCCTGGTGCACGATCTCTTTACCCGGGTGCCCGGACCTCTCCAGCCATGCCTGCGCGCATTTTGGGTTAAATGGCCCATGTATCCCAGTTTTCCCCTCAGTTTGTTCCTAGGCTATAAGTACTTCATATCTAACTCCAAAGTAGGGTTAGCAAAGTGTATGGGACTATCTAGAGGGAGCTTTGCTCATCTAccactcctcttggagatgaagacctcataggagaagatccctagtggatatcaaggcctcctcttggaaaagactatcatcaagacctcaccttctttggagtgtgaagaacattaccctagtgctattttccttgaatgtTTCTTGTATTCTTGTGAATATCATGTGTGCTACTCTAGTGAATGTGTAATTGGGTTTTGTTTGAGTTAATTTCCCCTATGT is from Triticum aestivum cultivar Chinese Spring chromosome 1B, IWGSC CS RefSeq v2.1, whole genome shotgun sequence and encodes:
- the LOC123123139 gene encoding uncharacterized protein, yielding MASTSTTLPDWLMLDRFVFWSENFTFPKDADSTLATGTNSMDKKFQICFKLVEPPEVSRLFLQMDEGLSQSHSFDIIAAHRAAVLLQMSYPILVPGYENIIPMIDYFLYYTAGGGSPPSLQRLPPLDGTIAQVQDQIKASADVMTNQFLRRLKCLDLGVLCRGEDEVAVAQLEITESGAPPKLQVLCPSISRSWEVKHPPIVPCDDVKEFDLEEVFKNFDAHTVIPFKSYLCWVDYSFGILFCDVFNESPKLLYLELPAKLPILWAGHKGRAWVEAYHTVGVTAGEVMKFVKVVDGNDEFFETTEPASDDFTITSWALITESNGVMKWKQDASIRSSEIGFGGLTHLPRTPLEYPVISMYEPSIIYFMIGHDQASYMYNKVWIVAIDISNGKVKSSSAYINGTEQVGDLCADEALYFAKEKPQVYSTFLPAEFSKHLNLLGTRTGLLQGGSDQAIGIAVPEKKRKLM